A region of the Candidatus Poribacteria bacterium genome:
TGATCCATCACGGCTCCGCCGCCGCTTTTTTCCTTCTGGGCAAACCATCCCCCGGGCATCGAGCCGTGATTCGTCCCCTTGATGCCGATTATCCTTCCGATCTGACCTGACTCCACCGCCTCCTTGGCTCGCCTGACGGCGGGGATATATCTGCATGGGAAGGCGATGCCGAATTTGACACCCGCTTTTTCACACGCCTCTATCATCTCCTGTCCGTCCTCAACCGTAGTGGCGATCGGCTTTTCACAAAGCACAGCCTTCCCAGCCTCCGCGGCCGCTGTGACATGTTCCCTGTGATCGGCGTTCGCCGAGCAGACTATCACCGCATCTAGATCCTCCTCCAGGAGCTTATGATAGTCGTCGAAGAATTTCCCGCCAAACCTCCTACATAGATCATCGGCTACGGACGTATCTTCGTTGTATATCGCCACGATCTCGGCGTTGGGAAGCTCCTTAAGACAGGAGGCGTAGCTGTATGCGTGCATATGAGCGAAACTTATCATTCCGACCTTGACCATCCTTTCACCCCCTTTTTAAAGCGTGACCGGCTTTCCGGTTTTTATGGACTCCAGCGCCGCTATCCCTATTCTTATCGCCTCAAGGGCGTCCTGGCCGGTTATCTCCGGCTCCCTGTCATCCCTGACACATCCCACGAAATGATCGATCTCCATGAAGTAGGGGCTGACGTTGACAGGGCTTTCGGGCACCTCAACGGCGGCTTTTCCCTCGGCCTGTGTCTTGACGAATATCCTGATGGGCGAGGAGGTTCGGCTATCGAAGTAGATCAGCCCTTCGCTTCCGGCGGCCTCGAACGTGGTGAAGAATCCGCTATGCGCCCAGCTCCCCTCGACGTGAGCGATCACGCCGTTTTTGAACCTCAGAGTCACGAGCGCATAATCGACGGGGATTTCCCGATCGTACATCGCCCCCCTGGCGAACAC
Encoded here:
- a CDS encoding Gfo/Idh/MocA family oxidoreductase translates to MVKVGMISFAHMHAYSYASCLKELPNAEIVAIYNEDTSVADDLCRRFGGKFFDDYHKLLEEDLDAVIVCSANADHREHVTAAAEAGKAVLCEKPIATTVEDGQEMIEACEKAGVKFGIAFPCRYIPAVRRAKEAVESGQIGRIIGIKGTNHGSMPGGWFAQKEKSGGGAVMDHTVHVVDLWRWFLKSEVVEVYAESDTLMHQIEVDDCGILTLLFDNGVFATLDASWSRPKSFPTWGDVTMEIVGVNGVISLDAFAQDFDLYNDKVMKAQWIYWGDNMDMGLISDFIESIEEDRPFMITGEDGLRALEVALAAYRSAETHEPVKLR